From a single Bradysia coprophila strain Holo2 unplaced genomic scaffold, BU_Bcop_v1 contig_688, whole genome shotgun sequence genomic region:
- the LOC119083541 gene encoding PR domain zinc finger protein 10-like — protein sequence MKKFYGCKGHSDVKEFLCSQCGKQFKRKDKLREHQIAKHSEAAENAKKNQPIDQRTAQLDKSDVVVKIAPPDYDRFIYKCHHCLLGFKRRGMLINHMAKRHPKISIDTVPELNLPILKPQRFFYCVYCEKVYKSSSKRKNHILKYHPGEDLPQSARSKMSSEGENQNLSYSEVVGSVTLSPQRCLWCHKQYATRTRLLLHQRKSHSDNLNAIAMGARLNELDDGKPNFIPHETEPENKLLKLSSAALEASLKDDFHFLDDNSSALSKIDVNFKVVGEFVDSSSGSNVDVQRLPQLFEGIDCLNLKPRDNEET from the exons atgaagaaattttacgGCTGTAAAGG ACACTCTGACGTTAAGGAGTTCCTTTGCTCACAATGCGGCAAACAGTTCAAGCGTAAAGATAAATTACGCGAACATCAAATTGCCAAACATTCCGAAGCCGCAGAAAATGCCAAAAAAAACCAACCGATCGACCAACGAACCGCACAACTGGACAAATCGGATGTGGTGGTTAAAATTGCACCGCCCGACTACGATCGATTCATTTACAAATGTCACCACTGTTTGTTGGGCTTCAAACGGCGCGGAATGCTGATCAATCATATGGCCAAACGGCATCCGAAAATCAGCATTGACACGGTGCCCGAACTTAATCTGCCGATTTTGAAGCCACAGCGGTTTTTCTACTGCGTCTACTGTGAGAAGGTGTACAAAAGCAGTTCGAAGcgaaaaaatcatattttgaaGTATCATCCGGGTGAAGATTTGCCCCAATCGGCTCGATCGAAAATGTCCAGTGAAGGGGAAAATCAGAATCTCAGCTATTCGGAGGTGGTAGGTAGTGTTACGCTATCACCACAACGATGTCTGTGGTGTCACAAGCAATATGCAACACGTACGCGACTTTTGCTGCATCAGCGTAAGTCACACAGCGACAATTTGAATGCCATTGCCATGGGCGCTCGATTGAATGAATTGGACGATGGCAAACCGAATTTCATTCCGCACGAAACCGAACCGGAAAATAAACTGTTGAAGCTATCGTCAGCCGCACTGGAGGCGTCGCTAAAGGACGATTTCCACTTCTTGGACGACAACAGTTCGGCGTTGTCGAAAATCGATGTTAATTTCAAAGTGGTCGGTGAATTCGTTGATTCGTCCAGCGGATCGAATGTGGACGTTCAACGTTTACCGCAACTTTTCGAGGGTATTGATTGTTTGAATCTGAAGCCAAGAGACAATGAGGAGACATGA